A stretch of the Polyangiaceae bacterium genome encodes the following:
- a CDS encoding SMI1/KNR4 family protein yields MADFRILLRDIQRVQREILRIAPYRDFGLKPNPAATGAAIVAAEQRLGRALPPSYREFLMLHDGWSRFYDGATLLGAASLGQRVHADAARATFEAAETPVPDYGPPSRTRPRLLIPFGIDPGATTLFVFNPANVDARGEMEVIAWINEIGLRRSSFRDFLEMICELCQAELDSSRDRVSP; encoded by the coding sequence ATGGCCGACTTCCGCATCCTGCTCCGGGACATCCAGCGAGTTCAGCGCGAGATCCTGCGCATCGCGCCCTACCGAGACTTCGGCCTGAAGCCGAACCCGGCCGCCACCGGCGCCGCGATCGTCGCCGCCGAGCAGCGCCTGGGTCGCGCGCTGCCGCCGAGCTACCGCGAGTTCCTGATGCTCCACGACGGCTGGTCGCGCTTCTACGACGGCGCCACGTTGCTCGGCGCCGCCAGCTTGGGTCAACGCGTCCACGCCGACGCGGCGCGCGCGACCTTCGAGGCCGCCGAAACGCCGGTTCCGGACTACGGCCCGCCGTCGCGCACTCGGCCCCGCCTGCTCATCCCCTTCGGCATCGATCCCGGTGCGACCACCCTGTTCGTGTTCAACCCCGCCAACGTCGACGCCCGGGGCGAGATGGAAGTCATCGCCTGGATCAACGAGATCGGGCTCCGGCGCTCCAGCTTCCGAGACTTCCTGGAGATGATCTGCGAGCTCTGCCAGGCCGAGCTCGACTCGTCCCGGGACCGGGTCTCCCCCTGA
- a CDS encoding sigma-70 family RNA polymerase sigma factor, which translates to MTRNATEAEDLVQDTLVKAMRAREQFEAGTNMRAWLLRILTNTFINRYRRGGLEKAVLEGPDADPLADGWVSASTMASMRDPESAALRPVLEAEIRTALDELPEEFRLAVVLADVEELSYREIADIMGCPIGTVMSRLHRGRRLLKSRLYEHALDMGIVSPESAVGQREEPVSLAAYRAKKGAAR; encoded by the coding sequence ATGACCCGCAACGCGACGGAGGCGGAGGACCTGGTGCAGGACACCCTGGTCAAGGCGATGCGCGCCCGCGAGCAGTTCGAGGCGGGCACCAACATGCGCGCCTGGCTCTTGCGCATCCTGACCAACACCTTCATCAACCGCTACCGCCGCGGCGGGCTCGAGAAGGCCGTGCTCGAAGGCCCGGACGCCGACCCGCTCGCGGACGGTTGGGTCAGCGCTTCGACCATGGCGTCGATGCGCGACCCGGAGTCCGCGGCGCTGCGCCCGGTGCTCGAAGCCGAGATCCGAACCGCCCTCGACGAGCTGCCGGAAGAGTTCCGCCTGGCGGTTGTTCTCGCAGATGTGGAAGAGCTGTCGTACCGCGAGATCGCAGATATCATGGGATGCCCCATCGGCACCGTCATGTCGCGCTTGCATCGTGGACGCCGCTTGCTGAAGTCCCGCCTCTACGAGCACGCGCTCGACATGGGAATCGTCAGCCCGGAGTCGGCTGTGGGACAGCGTGAAGAGCCCGTGAGCTTGGCGGCCTACCGCGCCAAGAAGGGGGCAGCGAGATGA
- a CDS encoding DUF559 domain-containing protein, which produces MSARAAGMRAAPTRSEAALWRELRAGKLGVEVRRQVVLGEFIADFVVPSARLVIEVDGGYHRRRATADARRDRKLAKMGYRVLRIDAGLVMRALPEALARVRDALSSSA; this is translated from the coding sequence ATGTCCGCGCGCGCCGCCGGCATGCGGGCGGCGCCCACCCGGTCGGAGGCGGCGCTGTGGCGCGAGCTCCGGGCCGGCAAGCTCGGGGTCGAGGTCCGCCGCCAGGTGGTGCTCGGCGAATTCATCGCCGACTTCGTCGTGCCTTCGGCGCGGCTCGTCATCGAGGTGGACGGCGGCTACCACCGAAGGCGCGCCACCGCGGACGCCCGGCGCGACCGCAAGCTCGCGAAGATGGGCTACCGGGTGCTGCGCATCGACGCCGGCCTGGTGATGCGCGCGCTGCCGGAGGCGCTGGCGCGAGTCCGCGATGCGCTATCGAGTTCCGCATAA
- a CDS encoding PIN domain-containing protein, producing the protein MAEALILDSEAVNALANATERGVLAERARAILTVAYERGALVRVPAPVLAEVCRGPRYDPPIDHLLASRGIVVCDLTQTVAKRAGHLLGRAKLSSAHAVDAFVVATALLFDASVIATGNPSDMRRLASPFKQIRIFAI; encoded by the coding sequence ATGGCCGAAGCGCTGATTCTGGATTCGGAGGCGGTCAACGCGCTGGCAAATGCGACCGAGCGCGGCGTGCTGGCGGAGAGAGCCCGAGCCATCCTCACCGTGGCGTATGAACGTGGCGCGCTCGTCCGCGTCCCCGCACCCGTACTCGCTGAAGTGTGCCGAGGCCCTCGGTACGACCCTCCCATTGACCACCTCCTCGCCTCTCGGGGGATCGTCGTTTGTGACCTTACCCAGACGGTCGCCAAGCGGGCAGGCCATCTGCTAGGACGCGCCAAGCTCTCCTCCGCCCACGCTGTGGACGCGTTCGTCGTGGCAACCGCGCTACTCTTCGACGCTTCCGTGATCGCGACCGGAAACCCCTCGGACATGCGGCGGCTTGCTTCGCCCTTCAAGCAAATTCGAATTTTCGCCATCTAG
- a CDS encoding VOC family protein, with protein sequence MSKVTPFLMFNDQLEAAMEFYTATFPGSEIRNVARTGKDGPITSAEFVVGGQVFMGYNGGPYFTFSEGLSLYVDCEDQAEVDEYWDKLVKAGATPTQCGWIKDQFGLSWQIVPRRFIELIRDEDARRVKAVMEAMMTMVKLDVAALERAYEEA encoded by the coding sequence ATGAGCAAGGTGACACCGTTCCTGATGTTCAACGATCAGCTCGAGGCGGCCATGGAGTTCTACACCGCCACCTTCCCGGGCTCCGAAATCAGGAACGTCGCCCGCACCGGCAAGGACGGTCCGATCACCTCCGCCGAGTTCGTCGTCGGTGGTCAAGTCTTCATGGGCTACAACGGGGGCCCGTACTTCACGTTCTCCGAAGGCCTCTCGCTCTACGTCGACTGCGAGGACCAGGCCGAAGTCGACGAGTATTGGGACAAGCTGGTCAAGGCCGGGGCAACGCCTACCCAGTGCGGCTGGATCAAGGATCAGTTCGGCCTCTCGTGGCAGATCGTTCCACGGCGATTCATCGAGCTGATCCGCGACGAGGATGCCAGGAGAGTGAAGGCCGTGATGGAGGCCATGATGACGATGGTGAAGCTCGACGTTGCGGCCCTCGAGCGAGCCTACGAAGAGGCGTAA
- the ggt gene encoding gamma-glutamyltransferase, translated as MRRGVSLSLGLLWAVVLVLAAPRAPAQRAARAAAATENELATREALAQMRAGGNAVDAAVTAALVAGVASPTSSGIGGGGFALVWMAADKKVTTLDFRETAPKGVDAPAFEKRPLPPAERAKLTGVPGEVAGLFELHRRHGKRSWKEVVEPAVRVAKNGFAVNPHLGAMLKGSEKDLKADAGIGALFYPGGKPAAVGALVKNEKLSATLAKIAAEGPPGFYQGAVSADLVAAARAHGGALTQADLDAYKPVERNAIKVSWEGHDVYTMPAPSAGGMLLAQVLRLFPKAELVKHGYQSGVYQHVLAEGMRGAVADRMRYLSDPDQQKVDLDGLIGEKRLAARKKTIALDRTHAIPRFGLEEHGTHHLVTADAAGNVVSLTTTVNRVFGTKLTGSASGVVLNDELDDFTKQKDVAPFGMKESPNRPRPGARPVSSMTPTLVVKDGQVVLALGGSGGTTIGTNVTQLLLGRLAFGKSPAELVKSPRFYIPTQGSSILLEKGAAPSLIEDLKWRGEVVGTMPFTSSGVQMIAIENGRKLPASDPRKHGSAKAE; from the coding sequence GTGCGTCGCGGGGTTTCGCTTTCGCTGGGCCTTCTCTGGGCGGTCGTGCTGGTGCTCGCGGCGCCGCGCGCCCCGGCTCAGCGCGCTGCTCGCGCGGCGGCCGCCACGGAGAACGAGCTCGCGACGCGGGAGGCGCTGGCGCAAATGCGCGCCGGCGGCAACGCCGTGGACGCAGCGGTCACGGCCGCGCTGGTGGCCGGCGTGGCCAGCCCGACGTCGAGCGGCATCGGCGGCGGCGGCTTCGCGCTGGTCTGGATGGCCGCCGACAAGAAGGTGACCACGCTCGACTTCCGCGAGACCGCGCCGAAGGGCGTGGACGCGCCGGCGTTCGAGAAGCGACCGCTGCCGCCGGCGGAGCGCGCCAAGCTCACCGGCGTGCCGGGTGAGGTCGCGGGGCTGTTCGAGCTGCACCGCCGTCACGGCAAGCGCAGCTGGAAGGAGGTGGTCGAGCCGGCGGTGCGCGTGGCGAAGAACGGCTTCGCGGTGAACCCGCACCTCGGGGCGATGCTCAAGGGCTCCGAGAAGGATCTGAAGGCGGACGCCGGCATCGGCGCGCTCTTCTACCCCGGGGGCAAGCCGGCGGCGGTCGGCGCGCTGGTGAAGAACGAGAAGCTCTCGGCCACGCTCGCGAAGATCGCGGCCGAGGGTCCGCCGGGCTTCTACCAGGGCGCGGTCTCCGCGGATCTGGTGGCGGCGGCGCGCGCGCACGGCGGCGCGCTGACCCAGGCCGATCTCGACGCCTACAAGCCCGTCGAGCGCAACGCCATCAAGGTGAGCTGGGAAGGCCACGACGTCTACACCATGCCGGCGCCGTCCGCCGGCGGGATGCTGCTCGCGCAGGTGCTCAGGCTCTTCCCCAAGGCGGAGCTCGTGAAGCACGGCTACCAGAGCGGCGTGTACCAGCACGTCCTGGCCGAGGGCATGCGCGGCGCCGTCGCCGATCGCATGCGCTACCTGAGCGACCCGGACCAGCAGAAGGTCGATCTCGACGGGCTGATCGGCGAGAAGCGCTTGGCCGCCCGCAAGAAGACCATCGCGCTCGACCGCACGCACGCCATCCCGCGCTTCGGCCTGGAGGAGCACGGCACCCATCACCTGGTGACCGCCGACGCAGCAGGGAACGTCGTCTCCCTCACCACCACCGTGAACCGCGTCTTCGGCACCAAGCTCACCGGCAGCGCGAGTGGAGTGGTCCTGAACGACGAGCTCGACGACTTCACCAAGCAGAAGGACGTCGCGCCCTTCGGCATGAAGGAGAGCCCCAACCGTCCCCGACCCGGCGCGCGGCCCGTCTCCAGCATGACGCCCACGCTGGTGGTCAAGGACGGCCAGGTGGTGCTGGCCCTGGGCGGCTCCGGCGGCACCACCATCGGCACCAACGTGACCCAGCTCCTGCTCGGTCGCCTGGCCTTTGGCAAATCACCCGCGGAATTGGTCAAGAGCCCGCGCTTCTACATCCCGACCCAGGGCTCCAGCATCCTGCTCGAGAAAGGCGCCGCGCCGAGCCTGATCGAGGATCTGAAGTGGCGCGGCGAGGTCGTGGGCACCATGCCCTTCACCTCCAGCGGCGTGCAGATGATCGCCATCGAGAATGGCCGCAAGCTGCCCGCCTCGGATCCGCGCAAGCACGGCAGCGCGAAGGCGGAGTGA
- the gshB gene encoding glutathione synthase, which yields MRFLFVMDPAEKMLPDKDTSFAFMRAARARGHECLHCEPRELMNYGAEVRALARPIAVSDQPPHVQMGAAEEVELAGLDAVFIRKDPPFDPAYAHLTQQLDLVKGRTLVVNDPRGLRDANEKLFAFHFASHMPRSLVSSDPARILEFVKSVGDRAVLKPLDGAGGVGVVTLSTGDRNARALADLLTREGQELALVQEFLPDVVAGDKRVLVLDGEPLGAILRVPRADDFRANIHVGGNAQPTELTPAEDQLVREVGARLRAHGLWFVGLDLIGEKLIEVNVTSPTGIQQLSRFLGRPVEQEVIAWVESRRAER from the coding sequence GTGCGCTTCCTGTTCGTGATGGATCCAGCCGAGAAGATGCTCCCGGACAAGGACACGAGCTTCGCGTTCATGCGCGCGGCCCGGGCCCGCGGCCACGAGTGCCTGCACTGCGAGCCGCGCGAGCTGATGAACTACGGCGCCGAGGTGCGCGCCTTGGCCCGACCGATCGCCGTGTCGGACCAGCCGCCTCACGTGCAGATGGGCGCAGCGGAGGAGGTGGAGCTGGCGGGCCTGGACGCGGTCTTCATCCGCAAGGACCCGCCCTTCGACCCCGCCTACGCCCACCTCACGCAGCAGCTCGACCTGGTGAAGGGCCGCACACTGGTGGTCAACGACCCCCGGGGCCTGCGGGACGCGAACGAAAAGCTGTTCGCGTTCCACTTCGCGTCGCACATGCCACGCTCGCTGGTGAGCTCGGATCCGGCGCGCATCCTGGAGTTCGTCAAGTCGGTGGGCGACCGCGCGGTGCTGAAGCCGCTGGACGGCGCCGGCGGCGTGGGCGTCGTGACCCTGAGCACCGGCGACCGCAACGCGCGAGCGCTCGCGGATCTGCTCACGCGCGAGGGCCAGGAGCTGGCGCTGGTGCAGGAGTTTCTGCCGGACGTGGTGGCGGGCGACAAACGCGTGCTGGTGCTCGACGGCGAGCCGCTCGGCGCCATCCTGCGCGTGCCGCGCGCCGACGACTTCCGCGCCAACATCCACGTCGGCGGGAACGCGCAGCCCACGGAGCTGACGCCGGCTGAAGATCAGCTGGTGCGCGAGGTGGGAGCGCGGCTCCGCGCGCACGGCCTGTGGTTCGTCGGGCTCGACCTGATCGGCGAGAAGCTGATCGAGGTCAACGTCACCAGCCCCACCGGCATCCAGCAGCTGTCGCGGTTCCTCGGCAGGCCGGTGGAGCAGGAAGTGATCGCGTGGGTCGAGTCGCGGCGCGCGGAGCGCTGA